The Humulus lupulus chromosome 4, drHumLupu1.1, whole genome shotgun sequence genome has a window encoding:
- the LOC133830250 gene encoding transcription factor MYB86-like, which translates to MGRHSCCLKQKLRKGLWSPEEDEKLFNYITRFGVGCWSSVPKLAGLQRCGKSCRLRWINYLRPDLKRGMFSQQEEDLIISLHEVLGNRWAQIAAQLPGRTDNEIKNFWNSCLKKKLVKQGIDPTTHKPLNSDNNTSSMEAKDKKNGTTRDQKDSSVIIPQYHDHHNHHHHQSNTLASNHGPTFLISDATTTYYDASTNGVVLITEACSKDQTSLIINNNNKHHQQQQQQPPTSSNFDSPLSYFDQFTTSSSTTIEPVSGCGGGGGGGYSSDQLVSQFHNSASGINIRPLSLISQQNHHSYGSCFASMPSLASSGADFSDNSGSRVSSFFMNEVKETSSNSSNVSNYAGFHHMNNNNNMVAETNNNGAFSTWDAENKLESLIYEQFHHHHHHHDHGNGIVKSEEQLVTRPSSWQESGHHQQQQQLLVHHSSVDFGSYPLTSLSEDLTGANFDVFHQI; encoded by the exons ATGGGACGACATTCATGCTGTTTGAAGCAGAAGTTAAGAAAAGGTCTATGGTCACCTGAAGAAGATGAGAAACTGTTCAATTACATTACTCGTTTTGGTGTTGGTTGCTGGAGTTCAGTTCCTAAGCTTGCTG GTTTGCAAAGGTGTGGGAAGAGTTGCAGATTAAGATGGATAAATTACTTGAGACCTGATTTAAAGAGAGGAATGTTTTCACAACAAGAAGAAGATCTCATCATTAGCCTTCATGAAGTTCTTGGAAATAG GTGGGCTCAAATTGCAGCACAATTACCAGGAAGAACAGATAATGAGATTAAGAACTTTTGGAATTCATGTTTGAAGAAGAAGCTAGTGAAGCAGGGAATTGACCCAACTACCCACAAACCATTAAATAGTGACAACAATACTAGTAGTATGGAAGCCAAAGATAAGAAAAATGGTACTACTAGAGACCAAAAAGACTCCTCGGTGATCATACCCCAATACCATGAtcatcataatcatcatcatcatcaatcaAACACATTGGCTTCAAATCATGGCCCTACATTTCTCATTTCAGATGCAACTACTACTTACTATGATGCCTCTACCAATGGGGTGGTACTAATTACAGAAGCTTGTTCAAAAGATCAGACCAGTTTGATCATCAACAATAATAACAAgcatcatcaacaacaacaacagcagccGCCGACATCGTCGAATTTCGATTCGCCGTTGTCATATTTCGACCAATTCACGACGAGTAGTAGTACTACTATCGAGCCGGTCTCAGGCTGCGGTGGTGGTGGAGGCGGTGGCTACAGCTCCGATCAACTTGTTTCTCAGTTTCACAATTCAGCAAGTGGTATTAATATTAGACCGTTATCTCTGATAAGCCAGCAGAACCACCATAGCTACGGCAGCTGTTTCGCTTCAATGCCGAGCTTGGCGAGTTCAGGAGCAGACTTTTCGGACAATTCTGGTTCGAGGGTCAGCTCCTTTTTCATGAACGAGGTTAAGGAAACATCAAGTAACAGCTCCAACGTAAGTAACTATGCTGGTTTTCATCACatgaacaacaacaacaacatggtTGCAGAGACTAATAATAATGGAGCCTTTTCAACTTGGGATGCCGAAAATAAATTGGAGTCGTTGATTTACGAACagtttcatcatcatcatcatcatcacgaCCATGGGAATGGGATAGTAAAGTCAGAGGAGCAACTCGTGACTCGGCCGAGTTCTTGGCAAGAATCGGGacatcatcaacaacaacaacaacttcTTGTTCATCACAGCTCTGTAGATTTTGGTAGCTATCCATTAACGTCACTGTCAGAAGATTTAACAGGTGCTAATTTTGATGTCTTCCACCAAATTTAA